A region of the Dickeya chrysanthemi NCPPB 402 genome:
CGTTGCCGGCGGTTTTGATGAAATAGAGAATGTTCGGCGTATCGTGCAACACCGCGTCGGCACGGTTGGTGCCCAGCTCCAGATAGGCGTTGTCGATGTTGGGGAACTGACGCAGTTCCTTGGTTTTGATGTTGGCTTTGGCGTAGTCGACCGAACCGGTACCACTCTTCACCGCCACCACTTTACCCGCCAGATCCTGCTCGCCTTTAACATCCTGATTATCCGCACGCACCATCACCAGCAAGCCGCTGTTGTAGTAGCCGTCAGAGAAATCGATTGCGCGTTTACGCTCTTCGGTAATGGTGATGCCGGCCAGAGCCAGGTCCACATTACGGGTTTGCAGCGCCGGGATGATACCGCTGAAATCCATCGGTTTCAGGGTGTAGGTCAGGTTCAATTGCTTGGCGATGGCATCCCACAGGTCGATGTCGAAACCGACGTATTTATCGCCTTGTTTGAATTCAAACGGTACGAATGCCGTATCGGTCGCGACGATCAGCGGTTTCTCAGCTGCCTGACCGGACAGGCTAAAGGCCAGCGCAAGTGCGGCCAGTGAAGCTTTAAATAACGATTTCATCAAAACGTCCTTCCTCTCGTTGGTTATATATTCCACTGTCTTACCGCACCTTGCGGATGTGCTGTGTCAACCTCTGGCATACAGGCATGAGGCCGATGACCTGACATCGGTTGTGATCGACCGCCGTACTGCCGTTCAGAGTGCGGTGGATAAAACAGGGGGAGTCGTTGCCAAAACAGGACGGGTAGACCCGCTAATTTATTATGGTGCTTCCATCAGAAACGCCTATGGAACGCGCTGCTATGAATAACTGAATTGTGCAGGGGACACAACCGTTGATTACGTCCGAAGGGCAATATTGCTAACAAGCGCTAATTTTTTGTACATTTTTTGGCGCACATACCAGCAATTTGCGTGGTGATGCAAAAAAAATGCATATTATTTCATTTCTGCAACGGTGGGTTTATCTGCGGAAAACGGCATGGATGAAATGGGCTAAAGGGGCGAATTGCCGTAAATACCTGAAGAAATCCGGCGGGCTGGCCGCCGGTCATTATTGATGAATTATTCGATGTTGGCTTCGATAAACCACAGATACTGATCCAGATCGCGGGACGCGGCGGTGAGCATATCTGCGGTATCTTCGTCCTGCGCCTGGCTGATGGCTTTGCGCACGGTATTGGCGACGACCGCATAGCGATCCGCCAGCGCTTTCAGATGGTCCTGCACACTGTGGATCGTCAGCGGGTAGCTCCCCAACGCGGTTTTCTCGTGCACAACCTGAACCGTGCCGGTTGCCACGCCGCCCAACTGCACCACGCGTTCGGCGAAGGTGTCCAGATGCGTAATCAGCGAGGTGCGGAAGGTATCCAGCATTTCATGGACGGCGATGAAGTTGGCCCCACGCATGTTCCAGTGTGCTTGTTTGGTGATCAGCGACAGATCGGTAAAGTCCACGACCAGCTGATTGAGCAGGGCGATGGTCGAGGCTTTAACGTTATCGTCCAGATCGTTACGGGTGAAAATAAGGCCGGTAGGTGCGGCTTTTACCAGTTTGGCTGTACGCATAGTATTATCCTCTTTAATTGCTGTCATGACTGATGATGATTCTGGCTGTCAACGGAACGAATTATATCAGCCGGTATAAGCAGAGGATGCTTAGTTCGGTCTATTACAGGAATAGACGCCGACAGCGCGGCCATTGATGATATTTCCCGAGTGTAATAACGACGTTTTGGAAAACGTGACGATAAGCTTCGCGTTTATTTAGGAAACGACGGGTTCGACGCGCTTTTTTACGCTGAGCGTGGTGCCCAGCGAAGCCATGATAATAAACGCCAGCGCCAGCCATTGGGTGAGCGTCAGGTGTTCATTGAGAAAGAGAATGCCGGACATTGCCGCGACGGCAGGCTCCAGACTCATCAACGTACTGAAAGTCCGTGTCGGCAGCCGGGTCAACGCCAGCATTTCCAGTGTGTACGGCAGAGCCGTGGACAGCAAGGCGACGGCAATACCTATAGGTAAGACATTGAGGGAAAACAGGGTGTTGGCGTCGGAAAACAGTAAACCGACCGGGCAGTATATCAGCGCGGCGATCAATGAGCCCATCGCTACAGTCCCGGCACCGTGGTTGGCGCCGGCCTTTTGGCCGAACAGAATATAACCGGCCCAGCAAGCACCGGCGCCAACCGCACAGGCGGCGCCGACGAAATCGACATTGTCGATATGTTGCCCAAGCGGCAACAACAACCACAGCCCGGCGGCGGCCAGCACTACCCAGATAAAGTCCGGCAAGCGGCGTGAAGCGAGAATCGCCACCGCCAGCGGCCCGGTGAATTCCAGCGCCACCACAATGCCGAGAGGGACGGTACGCAACGCCAGATAAAACAGATAGTTCATGCCGCCCAGGGTGATGCCATACACCAGCAACGGCAGCCTTTCTGAACCGAAGCGTAATCGCCAGGGCCTGAACACCACCAACAGAATCAGCGAACCGATGGCCAGGCGTAATGCCGTCATGCCCGATGCGCCGACCAGCGGAAAGACCCGTTTAGCCAGCGCGGCACCGGTCTGGATGGACAACATCGCGATCACAATCAGTAATACCGGCAGCAGTACGGAGTTTCTTAATGCGGGAATCAAGGTCATTGCAGGGCCTTAACATTCAGAGAGCCTATCCCATTAGGGCTATTTTACTTGCCATTTTGGCCCTGGGCAGTGCTCGAAATCCTCACGTACTCCGTGTACGTTCCGGTTTACTCGCTGCGCTCGCCCGTTGGGCCGGACAAAGAGCTTTGTCCGTTCAACATGCGTTGCATGTTGTCTCTGCGGCTGTCCGAGTCCAAACTGGCTGCGCCAATGACGCCTACTGGAATAGGCTCTCAGTATGACAAGCAGAAAAAGCAGGCAATAAATGAACAAATTATTCGGGGTTAGTTTACTCTTGTTGACCTTAATTTACTCTCAATTTGAAAATCTTTTTTTGATATAAAATCAGCCTGAAAATTAATCAAAAAATTAAGAAAACTCCGCATCGGCGCGGCAGGTGTTATTTATTTTTTTATGTCGAAGTGAACTTTATTTTCACTTTTAAAACAATATGTTAATTTGATTTTGAAAAATATTGTTACATGTTTGGCCTAATTGAAAAATAATAACCAGGCGGCATGTGCCCTAATTTTTTGTTATATTTGCCTCGCTTAAATCTTCTTTCGTAAGATAATTCGAGGCATATTATGAAAAAATCGCGTGTCTTTCCGCTTTAGCTTGTGTTCTGGCTGTAAGCGCAGGTTCCGCAGTGGCTGGTGAAAGCACTGTATCTCTTGGTTATGCTCAGGGCGACGCTCAGAGTCAAATGAACAAACTGCCGGGCTTCAACCTGAAGTACCGTTATGAGTTCGACAACCAGTTTGGCGTGGTGGGTTCTTTCACCTACCTGCAAGACAGCCAGACTACCGACGGTGTTTACAATAAAGCGCAGTACTACGGTTTCAGCGCTGGTCCGTCTTTCCGTTTCAATGACTGGGCGAGCATCTACGGTCTGGTGGGTGTGAGCGCAGCTAAATTTACCGCCAACAACACCAACGGTTCTTCCAACAACAGCACCAGCGATGCCGGCTTCGTATACGGTGCGGGTCTGCAGTTCAACCCGGTTCAGAACGTTGCTTTTGATGTCGGTTACGAGCAGAGCCGTATCCGTAGCGTTGACGTAGGCAGCTGGAACGTGGGCGTAGGCTACCGTTTCTAATTGCCTGCTGTATTTCGCGCATGACGTGAACGCAGCAGCGTGAGGCACGGGCGTTAAACCCCGTGTGCTGAGAAATCCGCCCAAACGGGCGGATTTTTTATTATTACTGCGGCAAACCCGCCAGCAATTTCCTCAGTAATTGATTGAGCTGATGCTGTTCTTCGTCATCTAACGACGCCAGCAACTGCCGCTCGTTCTCGACATGCAACGTCAGCAGCGTCTCCATCAAGGCAAGCCCTTTTTCCGTCAGTGTCACCAGCGTGCCGCGTCGGTCCTGCGGGTTGCTTTGACGCGCCACCCATTCGGCCTGTTCCAGCCGATCAATGCGATTCGTCATGCCGCCTGATGACATCATCAGCGTTTCGTACAGTTGCGTCGGCGTCAGCGCATAAGGTGTTCCGCTACGTCGTAACGTCGCCAGTACATCAAACTCCCCAGGACGTAAACCGAAGCGTGCGAATAACGGATTGAGGTGATCCCGTTCAAGTCGCAATGAGGCTTCAAACAGCCTTCCCAGTAGTTGCATCGGGAAGGGATCAATGTCTGGCCTTTCTCGTTGCCATTGTTCGTAAGCGTTATCTGCCCGAGTTGTCATAAGTGTAATTTATCTTGACGTTAAGATTCTTTTTGTGAAGATATTATACGGATAATAGATACGGCTGCTCAAGCATCAGGACGTTATAGGGAGCGTTATGTCACACTCGATTCGTACCAGGTCACGGTTTTTTGTTGTTGCCACCGTCATCCTGCTTGGACTAAACCTGCGGCCGGTACTGGCCGGCGTCGGTCCTTTACTGTCGCGCATTCAGGCGGCTACCGGTATGGGAGATACGCAAGCCGGCCTGTTGACCACCTTGCCGGTATTCGCGATGGGCCTCTGCGCGCTCTATGGTGGGTGGCTACAATCCCGGTTGGGGGAATACCGAGGCATCGGCATCGGTATCGTGGGGATCGCGGTTGCCTGTCTGCTGCGCTGCTGGCTTACAGGTACAATCGGGTTGTTGTTAACCGCGGCGATGGCCGGTATCGGCATTGCGTTGATTCAGGCCTTAATGCCATCGTTTTTACGCCGTAGTTTCAGCCGGCAAAGCAGTCGTCTGATGGGATTGTATACCACCGCGATTATGGGCGGCGCCGCGCTGGCCGCCGCCAGCATTTCTCCACTGGCGGATATTATCGATTGGGATGGCGCACTGGCTCTGTGGGGCGGGTTGGCGACGCTGGCGGCCATTGCCTGGATGATCACCGTCTCGCTTGACCCACTCCCCCAGGCTGCACCACGCAAAAACGACAGGTCTGCGCCGTCGCGCAACCGGGCCTGGGCGTTGATGATCTTTTTTGGCATCGGCACCGGTGCCTATACATTGGTTCTGGCCTGGCTGCCGCCGTATTACACCCAGCTTGGCTGGAGCCCCGCTCATAGCGGGCTGTTGCTGGGCGGTTTGACGCTTACCGAAGTGGTGGCCGGGTTAGTGGTTTCATGGCTGATTAATCACTTTCCGGACCGGCGTTATCTGCTGCTGCCGGTGTTGCTGCTGTTGCTGCTGGGTATGGCGGGGCTAATACTGGCGCCGCAGACGTTGGTGTTGCCGATTATGATTGCCCTGGGGCTGGGGATCGGCGCGCTGTTTCCGTTGTCGCTGATTATCGCGCTGGATCAGGTGGATGATCCGCGCCAGGCCGGGGCGCTGATGGGGTTCGTACAAGGCGGCGGTTACCTGATAGCCAGCCTGATGCCGCTGCTGGCCGGCGTCATCAGGCAGTATACCAGCGGGCTGGAACAAGCCTGGCAGGTGATGGCGGCAGGCGTGGCGGCGCTGATTCTGATGGCGCTGCGTTTTGGGCCGCGCTATCGGATGACTGAATCGGCTTAACGGCGCGAAAATGCCAACTGCGGCGTCAGGAACAGGTTGCGGAAATATTCCCGCACCGCCTGCATCGCCGGAGTAAATTCCGCATCACGATACCAGGCCAGTCCGACACTCATAGGATGAACGCTGTTGGTCAGCGAGCGCGTTTCGATGCGCCGCCCTTCCAGTGACCAGGGGCGGTACACCAGATCGGACAGGATCGCCACACCCAGTCCATTCGCCACCATGCTGCGTACCGCTTCAACGGAACTGGTGCGCAGCATCACCTTCGGGCGATGTCCACTCAATTCCCAATAACGCATGGCGCTGTGATCCGCTTCATCCACCGTCAGCATGATGAAGGGTTCGTTAGCGACATCCGCCAGACTGACTTCCGGTTGGTCGCATAACGGGTGGCGGCTCGGCAGCCATAAGCGCCGTTCCGAGTTGAACAGTGTTTCCGAGGTGATTTCCGGGTGCGTGAGGTTAGCGGTCAACACCAGCGAGAGATCCAGAGAACGGTCCAGCAATCCTTGTTCGATGTCCTGCCGCTCGCGCTCGTTGAGATGAATGGCGACGTGAGGAAAACCGTCTGACAGCCGTTGCAGATGAAAGGGCAGAAAATAGCCCATCACTGTATAGCTGGCGGCGATATTGAGCGAACCGCTGATGCGATTATCGGTCAGCGGAATGTTCATCGCGTCATCAACGCTACGTAACACCGCGTAGGCGTGATTGAGAAAGTAGCTGCCGTTCTCGGTCAGCGTCATGCCATGCACCGATCGCAGGAACAGCGGTTTTCCCAGCAGGTTTTCCAGCTCCTGAATCGCCGTCGTCACCGCTGACTGCGAAATATTGAGATGAATCGCCGCTTGTGAGATTTGCCCCGTTTCGGCGGTGGCGATGAAGTAGCGGATCTGACGCAATGTCACCATAACCAGTTCCTTTATCAGTGAGCGTTCTGTTTTTCAGATAGTGAACGTTCTGAAAATACGTCTTTCCGAATGGAAAATTGTGGCTCTATATTATTTTTAAACAAAACCATCACAAATAAGAAATAATTATGAAATATGAAATCGATCTGAATTCCGATATGGGCGAAAACTTTGGTCCCTGGAAAATAGGCGATGACGTCGACCAGGAGATTATGCCTTATATCAGTTCCGCCAATATTGCCGCCGGATTTCACGCCGGCGATCCGACAACGATACGGCAGACGATTGAATGGGCCAGGGAAAATGACGTAGCGGTGGGGGCCCATCCCGGGTTTCGCGATCTGGTGGGGTTTGGCCGGCGGCATATTCATAGTCAGCCGCAGGAAATGGTCAATGACATTCTGTATCAACTGGGCGCATTGCGGGAATTTACCCGGCTTTATCAATTACCGTTGCAGCATGTCAAACCGCATGGTGCGCTGTATATGCATTTGGCCCGAGATCGCCCGGCTGCGCAATTGTTTGTCGAAACCCTACACCGGCTGGACCCTGAATTACGGTTATTTTGTCTGCATGGGTCCTTGGTATGGCAGGAAGCGAAAAAGTTACAACATCCTGTTATTTGTGAATTTTATGGCGACAGAGAGTACGATGCCAGCGGTTCTATCGTCTTCACCCGTCGCGTCGGCGCGCTGGATCCGGCCAGGGTGGCGTCAAAAGTGGTGCGTGCCTGCTTAGAGGGCAAGGTGACCTCGATCGATGGCGAGGATATTTCCGTCGAGTTTGAGTCGGTGTGTATTCACAGCGATACACCCGGCGCATTGGCATTAATTAAAACGACGCGAGAGGCGTTGAATAACGCCAATATTCACGTGCGTTCGCCACTGCAAAATAGTGTTAATCATTGGTAATTGATAACGAATTACAAGGAGTGGGACTAATGAAAACATATGAAGTTTGTTCTCCTTTACCGGGTATTTTTTATCGCCAACCCGCGCCGGACACCCCGGTATTTATTGAAGAAAATACCGCGGTTACGGCGAATACGGTAATTGGGTTGGTTGAGGTAATGAAACAGTTCAGTGAAATTTATGCCGAACAGGCAGGGGAGTTAGTCTCGTTTTGTGTCAATGACGGGGATGCGTTAGAGCCGGGCCAGGTTATAGCCATCATAAAAATCGATGAATAACGCTCAACACGACCATACAGCCTAATTATTACGTCATCAGGAGGGCAGCGACGATGCGTCAGCCGATCAGAAAATTGCTTATCGCCAACCGGGGGGAAATTGCCGTCCGCATTATTCATGCCGCACGCAGTCTGGGGATGACCTCGGTAGCCGCCTGCAGCGAAGCCGACATCGATTCGTTGCCCGCGCGTCTGGCGGATGAAACGATACTGCTGGGGCCGGCGCGCGCCGACCAGAGTTACCTGAATCAGGCCGCGGTGCTGCAAGCCGCCAAAGACAGCGGAGTGCAGGCGGTGCATCCGGGATACGGCTTTTTGTCCGAGAATGCGACATTTGCCGCAGCGGTGGAGCAGGCCGGGCTGGTGTTCGTCGGCCCGACGGCGGAAACCATCCGCCTGATGGGTGACAAAGCCGAAGCGCGGCGCACCGCGCAGGCCGCCGGGGTGCCGGTGGTTCCCGGTTCCGGGGTGTTGTCGTCGTTGGAGGCGGCGTTGCAGGCCGCGGCGGAGATAGGTTATCCATTGCTGATCAAAGCGGCGGCAGGCGGCGGCGGACGCGGGATTCGGGTCGTGAATAATGAGGACGACCTAAAGCGGGAATTGCCGATCGCCCAAAGCGAAGCGAAAGCGGCATTTGGCTGTGGGGATGTCTATCTGGAGTTGTTTATTCGCCACGCTCGCCACATTGAAGTGCAAATTTTGGGGGATGGCGAACGGGCGGTGCATTTGTATGAACGTGAATGCTCGCTGCAACGCCGCCGCCAGAAAGTCTTTGAGGAAGCGCCTTCACCGGCGCTTTCATCGACGCAGCGCGACGCCTTGTGCCGCAGCGCCTTGCAACTGGCGCAACAGTTGCGTTATCGCAGCGCCGGTACGCTGGAGTACCTGTTCGATACCGAGCGAGAGCAGTTCTATTTTATCGAAATGAACACGCGGATTCAGGTCGAGCACCCGGTGACGGAGCGGGTAACCGGCGTCGATTTGGTGCAGTGGATGCTGCGTATCGCCGGTGGTGAACCGCTGGATCTGCGGCAGGAGGCGATTGGTTTGCGCGGACATGCCTGTGAAATGCGCATCAATGCGGAAGATCCGGCGCGTAACTTTTTTCCTTGTCCCGGCGTGGTAGACACGCTGACGTGGCCGCAAGGCCCCGGTATCCGTATCGACAGCCATCTGTTTAGCGGTTACCGCATCCCACCGTATTACGATTCCCTGCTGGCAAAACTGGTGGTGTCGGGTGCGGACCGTACGCAGGCGCTGGCTCGTGCTGAACAGGCGCTGCGCCAGTTGCGCATCGGCGGTGTGACCACGACGCAGTCGCTGCACCAGTGGCTGCTGGCTGATCCCCGGCTGCGCGCCGGTCACTTTGATACCACCTCGCTGGAAAGCTGGCTACAGGTGCGGGAAACCGACACGCTGCCGCTGACGAAGGAGGCCTGAGATGACGTTTCCCGCAATACGTTACACCTTCGGCGGTGATGAGCACCTGTTTGCCGAAATTGACCAGGCGATGTCGCTGGGCGCATTTTTTCGCGGGCTGGCGATGACCCGTGCGTTGGAACAGCAGGCGTTGCCTGGGGTACTGGATATTTGCCTGGCCAACGCCTCTTTTCAGGCGCGCTTTAATCCAGACGTCATCGCACCACAGGCGTTGCTGGAGCAGGTGCGACAGACCGAAAGCCAGGCGCAGACGATGACGGTGCTCGACACGCGCATCATCGAAATTCCGGTGCTGTATAACGACCCCTGGACCCACGACACCCTGATGCGTTTTCGTGATCGTCACCAGGAGCCGGCGGCCACCGATCTGGAATACGCCGCCCGAATCAACGGTTATCAGGATGTGGCGGCATTTATTGCGGCGCACAGCGGCACGCCGTGGTTTGTGTCGATGGTGGGGTTCGTGGCGGGATTACCGTTCATGTTCCAGATGGTCGAGCAGGCGCAACAGCTTCAGGTGCCGAAATACCTGCGACCGCGCACCGATACCCCCAAACTGTCGCTGGGGCATGGCGGCTGTTTCGGCTGTATCTACTCGGTACGCGGGGCGGGCGGCTATCAGCTGTTTGGTGTGACCCCGGCGCCGATTTACGACCCGGAACAACGGCTGGATTACTTGCAACCCTCGATGGTGTTTTTCCGCGCGGGCGACATCGTGCAGTTTAAGCCTATCGATCTGGCGCGTTATGAGCAGGATGTCGAGGCGGTGGCGACGGGGCGCTTCAGCCTGCGTATTCGCCCGGTCACCTTTGAGCTGGATAAATTCCTCGCCGACCCAACCGGCTATAAACACTATCTTCAGGGGGTGCTGTATGCAGCGCAGTAGCGAGCGGACCTCGGGCGTGCGGATCAACGTTATCCGGCCCGGACTGGCGACCTCAATACAGGATACCGGCCGCGAGGGGTATTACCATCTCGGCATTCCGCCATCCGGCGGGTTGGATCAGTATTCGCTGCGGTTGGCGAACCTGCTGGTGGGAAACCCGGTACAGGCGGCGGTGTTGGAAATGACGCTACTGGGGCCGGAATTACAGTTTGAAGGTGATGCGATGGTGGCGGTATGCGGCGCACGCATGTCGCCGTTGCTGGACGGCGAAGCGATGCCGATGAATACCACCTTTGCGGTGCGTGGCGGCCAGGTGTTGCGGTTCGCCCCGACCACGGCAGGCTGCCGCGCCTATCTGGCGGTTGCCGGCGGGATTGCGGTGCCGGAGGTGTTGGACAGTCGCTCAACCTATGCGCTCGGCGCGCTGGGCGGTTATCAGGGGCGGCGGTTGGCCGCCAACGACGTGTTGCCGGTCGGTATGCCGATACGCCAGGTCGCCCCCGATATGACGGTGCCGGCGGATTGTCTGCCACCGCTGGAGAAGCAGGTGACGTTGCGTATGGTGACCGGGCTGTATATCCATCGGCTCACCCCGGCCGCCGTCGAGCAGTTTTTCGCCGACGAGTGGCGGGTCGGCACCGAGGCCGACCGCATCGGTTATCGTTTGAAAGGCGGCGCGCCGCTGGCGTTTGAACCGCGTACACCGCCATTTGGCGCAGGCTCAGACCCGTCCAATATCGTGGATGCCTGCTACCCCATCGGTTCGGTGCAGGTGCCGGGCGGACTGGAGCCGATCATTCTGTTACGCGACGCGGTATCCGGCGGCGGCTACATGACGCTGGGGACGGTGATCAGCAGCGATCTGGACCTCATCGGGCAGTTACAGCCACATTATAGCGTTCGCTTTACGCCGGTATCGCTGGAGGACGCATTACTTGCCCGCCAGCACTATCGCCACCGCCTTGAGCGGTTGGAACAGTTGTTAACGCGCTGATTTCAGACAGCCCCGCCGGATTGCACCCCGCGCCAACACCAGGGCCAATGGTATCGGCGGGGCGTGTCTGACTCTACCGAATGCATCACTGACCGTGCGGTATTGCCGTCACGGCGGGTGCGTTCGGCCTCAAAACCTGCTGCGGCAGGATCATCAACGTCAATCAAGATACATCAACGACAGGTCTGTGGAGGGGGTATGGCGGAAATATCCGGGGTACAAGGGGCGGTGGTGACGCCTGCCGATACGGTGTCTGGAACGGAGCGCATGGGAAAACTATCGCTGACCATGGCCTGGTGGGCGGTGTGCAGCGCTATTTTTTATATTGTCGTGGGGGCGTCGCTGGCGCTGAATTATGGCGCACGCAACGCCATCATCGGCATGGCATTGTCCGTGGTGTGTTACGGCGTGATCAATGCGGTGATTAGCCGTTTTGCTATCCGTAGCGGCCTGTCGGTAGCGGCATTTTCCGGCCAGTTATTCGGCCAGGCCGGCTCTGCGCTGGCGACGCTGATCTTTTTCTCTACCGCGATTTATTACGCGGTGTTTGAAGGTTCGGTGATCGCGTTCGCGATTAATCACCTGTTTCCCGCGTTGGATTATCACTGGGCGGCGCTGCTGGTGGTGCTTTACAGCGTGCCGTTGATTTTCGGCAGCGTGCAGCATTGGCTGGACAAGTTTAACGGCGTGTTGTTGCCGTTTTACCTGCTCGGGCTGGCGCTGACGGTGGTGGTGTCTATCCAACACTACGGCTATCAGCCGCAATGGTTGTCGTTCGGTCCGGCGTCGCCGCCTGCCTACGGCTGGTGGAACTGCTTTACCTACTACATGGGGGTGTGGATCTTAATGATGTACACCTTTGATTATGCCCGCTTCGGCCGTCAGGAAGACAGCCAGTACCACGCGCGCATCAACTTCGGTATGCCGTTCTATCTGATCACCTTTTTGCTCAATGGCGCGGTCGGTATCTATCTGGTCAGCAGTTTTGCCCAGCAGAATGGCGTCAGTGAAACCGCGGTGGTAGTCAATATCCTTAACCTGCTCGGTTTTTGGGGGTTACTGTTCGTGTGGGTGACGCAAACACGCATCAATACCGCCAACTATTATCTGGCTACCGTCAATATGCAGGTGTTTTTTGACCGACTGTTTCGA
Encoded here:
- a CDS encoding biotin-dependent carboxyltransferase family protein; amino-acid sequence: MQRSSERTSGVRINVIRPGLATSIQDTGREGYYHLGIPPSGGLDQYSLRLANLLVGNPVQAAVLEMTLLGPELQFEGDAMVAVCGARMSPLLDGEAMPMNTTFAVRGGQVLRFAPTTAGCRAYLAVAGGIAVPEVLDSRSTYALGALGGYQGRRLAANDVLPVGMPIRQVAPDMTVPADCLPPLEKQVTLRMVTGLYIHRLTPAAVEQFFADEWRVGTEADRIGYRLKGGAPLAFEPRTPPFGAGSDPSNIVDACYPIGSVQVPGGLEPIILLRDAVSGGGYMTLGTVISSDLDLIGQLQPHYSVRFTPVSLEDALLARQHYRHRLERLEQLLTR
- a CDS encoding purine-cytosine permease family protein — encoded protein: MAEISGVQGAVVTPADTVSGTERMGKLSLTMAWWAVCSAIFYIVVGASLALNYGARNAIIGMALSVVCYGVINAVISRFAIRSGLSVAAFSGQLFGQAGSALATLIFFSTAIYYAVFEGSVIAFAINHLFPALDYHWAALLVVLYSVPLIFGSVQHWLDKFNGVLLPFYLLGLALTVVVSIQHYGYQPQWLSFGPASPPAYGWWNCFTYYMGVWILMMYTFDYARFGRQEDSQYHARINFGMPFYLITFLLNGAVGIYLVSSFAQQNGVSETAVVVNILNLLGFWGLLFVWVTQTRINTANYYLATVNMQVFFDRLFRMRYRKIVWACVVGVAVYVLMLADVFAYILQALAYQGVFVVAWVGVALAHILGGRAAPTTVRALNPTGLVAWLLSVIAGVALMHGSALLQSFSAPVTFVVALALYRLLPDQRNA